In Paenibacillus stellifer, the DNA window TCTGTCGAAAGCGGCTTATGGCCGGCATCCTGATAGACCCACACCAACGTTAGTATGATTGCCGCTGCTGCCGTGTAGACTGCGGGAAATACCCAGCGTTTTCTGAACAGTCTGTTCCATGAAGAAGGCTTGTGGCTCGTTTCTCCCGAATTGGTTTTGAGAGAATCTTCATGGGATGGTTGATTTTTGTTTTGTTCATTCATTTGCTATCACCTCAGTAACCAGTGTTACCGGGGTATCTGCTTTTATACGTTTCTTTCACTTTATTTTTTCAAAAGAGTTGAGACTTGCGCGAACGAAATACCGCTGTAGTAGTGTTTGAGAATCCGGGTCGCCGTGGCGCCTTCTTTGGCCATGCCGTCAGCTCCCCACTGGCTCATTCCGACACCGTGGCCGCTGCCGTAAGTTGTAATGGCAATGTTCCCGTTCTTGATCGTCCAGGTGAACTGGCTGGAACGGAGCCCGAGCTTCTCCCGGATCTCCCGGCCGGTGAAGATCTTGCCGTCTATCGAAATCTCTTTCACCCGGTGTCCTGCGGTCACCGACAGAACCATTATAACGGGCATTCCGGAGTCTCCCTGCCCAGCCGCGAGCGGCACCGGTCTCAGCCCCGCGCCCTGTTCTACCATAGCGGCTTCGCTTGCACCTTGCAGTTGACCGTTCACACCCAGCTTCTCCCGCAGCTCCGCCGGGCTGAAGGTGGCGGTCGCCGCAAGCTGCGGGTTCACCTCGCGGTCCCAGGGGCTCGCTACGCTGCGCAAATACGGAACGGCATTCTTCCAGTAATCCTCGGAGTTCTCGGTGTACCCTCCGCTGGAAGAGAAGAAGGATGCCGTGATCGGCGCACCCTGATAGGTCATCACGACGCCGCGCGTCTCCACCGTCGCGCGGCGGAGCTTGGCCAGGTCGCCCGGCCGGCCAGCCTTCGTGAACCGGCGTTCCAGCTCGGCCGATGACAGGTAGGCCTGATGGGCGACCGTATCCATCACATCGGCGGCTCCTTCGGGAACGCCGCTATGGTCGCCGGCCAGCAGCCGGCGCACGATGAAGGTGCGGGCCGCGACGGCCTGCGCTTTGAGCGCTTCAAGCTCAAAGCTGGACGGCATTTCGGCCGCCACAACGCCGGTGACGTAGTCCTCCAGCGGCAGTCTCTCGATTTGTCCGGTGGCGGACAAATACACGGACACCATCGGCTGCGCGGCCTCAAGCGCAGCTGAAGGTCCCGCCGCGGCCGAGGCGGCGGGCTTCGGGCCGCCGGGCCCTGCGGGCGCCGTGCCGTGGTGCAAATGCACCACGGCGAGCGGCAGCAGCAGCCCGGCAAGCAGCGGCGCGGCCAGCCAGGCGGCGGCCGCAAGCCGGCTTCGGCGCCGCGTGCCCTGGCGGCGCCGGCCGAGGCGAAGCCTGCGCCGCCGGAGCTTCCGGGCGGCCCGAAGGGACCAGGACCGGAAATCTTTCATTTCTTCCGCCTCCCTTGTTCTCTGTGCTCAAGATAGGATATGAGCCCCGCCACATTGCTAGAACGGCAGATTGAAAGAAAGACGGAGTTTCCAGCCCCCGGCAGCGGAGTATTTCAGGGGATTTTAAGATGCCGGATCTATAATCTCTTTGAGAAACTAAGAACATGAAAAAGAAGCCCGGCCGAAGCCGGACTTCCGTAAATAGAATAATTTCGGTTACTAACGGTTAGTATATTAGACCGATTGAAGATCGGCCGAATGAGCTCTCATACGCCTGAATTGAATCAGCTCCAGCTTACACCCAGCTCGGCTGTATCTGGAAACGTCCCGGCGCTTCTTCCTTCAGCGATGCGGCCCGGGAAGGCTCGGCTTTGGCCGTCTCTTCCTTTGCGGCTTCCGGAAGGCTGTCTTCCAGCGATACGCGCCAGATGTCAGCGCCAAGACCCGACAGCTTCTCCGCCAGATGGACATAACCCCGGTCGATATGATGGGTTCCGCTTACCTCCGTCGTACCATCGGCCACGAGACCGGCAAGAATCAGGGCGGCACCGGCGCGCAGATCTGTTGCGCACACCTTGGCTCCGACGAGACGGGCGTTTCCGGTGACAATTGCCGTGCGGCCCTCGACTTTGATCTCGGCATTCATATGCTGGAACTCTTCGACATGCATGAAACGGTTCTCAAAGACCGTCTCCGTAACGACGCTCGTTCCCTCCGAGCGGAGCAGAAGCGCCATCATCTGCGACTGCATATCTGTCGGAAAGCCCGGGTATGGCAGAGTCTTCACATCTACAGCCTTCAGCGGCTTGTCGCTGATGACGCGGATGCCGTTATCGCTCGGGATAATGGTGACGCCCATTTCCTCCATTTTGGCAATGACAGGTCCGAGATGATCGGCGATTGCGCCCTCAACGAACACATCGCCGCCTGTAATGGCGGCTGCCGCCATATAGGTCCCGGCTTCGATCCGGTCCGGAATCACATGATGCTTAACTCCATGCAGACGCTCTACGCCTTCAATCCGGATCACTCCCGTTCCGGCACCGCGTACAACAGCTCCCATGCTATTCAGGTAATTGGCCAGATCCACGATCTCAGGCTCTTTGGCGGCATTCTCGATTGTCGTTACGCCTTCTGCCAGAGAAGCGGCCATCATAATATTCTCCGTTGCGCCCACGCTGGCGACGTCCAGGTAGATCTTCGCTCCGCGCAGACGCCCGTTGCTCTTGGCTTCAATGTAGCCCTGACCCAAATTTATCTCGGCTCCGAGCGCTTCAAAGCCCTTCAAATGCTGGTCGATTGGACGCGTACCGATCGCGCAGCCGCCGGGCAGAGAAATTCTCGTACGGCCCATACGGGACAGAAGAGGTCCCATGACAAGAAAAGAAGCACGCATCTTGCGCACCCACTCGTATGGCGCCTCGCAGGTAGAGATCGTTCGGGCATCTACCTGGATAATATCGTCATGATATGTAACTCCCGCCCCCAGAGATTCCAGTACTTTGCTGATCGTCATTACATCATCCAGCGGAGGTGCGTCGACAATGACGCTTTCTCCTTCTTCTGCCAACAGAGAGGCGGCTATGATCGGTAGTACGGAATTTTTAGCGCCGCTTACTTTAACGCTCCCGGTCAATCGGTTGCCACCGCGGACGATAAATTTGCTCATTTTTGGGTTCCCTCCGCGTCCATTATTTTCACTGACCTGCATGTCATTCTTCATATCCTTGCTTGTTTAATTTTTGAAGGTAAAAAGTTAAGGTAATAATCAATTCGGCTTTCTCGCATCGATTTCCGCTGTCTGATCCCGGATTTGACCTGAAAAATCCTTCTGTTTCACAATATACGCGATGCGCGACACATGTGCGATGCCATAAAGGACACCTTCAGGTGTTGATCCTTGGGACTTCTGTTAATTTAAGTTTTGTCTAAAAAAAATGTTATTATGCGGCAGTTCTTGGCGAATTCGGTCTACGACATTAATAACCGAACCGTCTTCCGTCAAAACATATGGCGGATTTGGGCGCTGTATCCCAGATAATCCAGCAGAAAGCCCGCTACAAAATGCCCCAGCACAATAGCTAGCAGCAGATGCAGCAGCCGTCCTTGCGGACTCTTGGGATATCTTATGAATAACTCCAGCTTAAAGTTCTGCAGAGCCCACCATGATATCGCAACACATATCAGCGAAACGGCCAGTGACAGCAGACCGCTGATTCCGATCGAGCCGGTTAAATCTGCATTTACGAGATTATCCATCCTAACCCCCCAGACGGTATCGCCCTTGGAAATCGACTCTTATATCATACTTGCGTAGTGGAAAAGAATCCAGTCCTTTTACAATTTTTTTCGTTAAAATCTCCAATAAAACGCTATCATATCCGCTGTCCTCCAGGAAGTTACAAAATGACACCGTTTGTTAGAGCTTTGACATTTGTTGAGGTCATATTGCGAACGAGAAATTTCTTATAACGAACACATTTGACATGTAAAAAAAAGAGCAGGCCGGACATAGTCCGATCTGCTCTTTACATTTATTGCTGTCCTTTACTGGTGGACACCTTAATCCGTGTAACCGCGCGCTGCAGCGCAAGTTCAGCCCGGCGGTGATCAATTTCGTCCTGCTTGCCTCGAACCTGCAGGCGGCGCTGGGCGCGCTCCTTGGCAGCCTCGGCGCGCTCGAGATCGATATCGCTGGGAAGCTCGGCGCTTTCCGCCAGTACGGTCACTTTATCCTTATGCACTTCAATGAACCCGCCGTGAACGGCGACCGTGGTCACGCCGGCATCCGATTTGATGGTCATCGGCGCTACCTGAAGCGGAGTCACAAGCGGAACATGCCCGGGCAGAATGCCCAGATCGCCTTCTGCTCCCCGTACGGTCAAGCTGTATACCTGCTTGGCGTATACGAGGTGATCCGGCGTGACAATTTCCAACATAAAAGTGTTCACTTCGAAATCCTCCTCAACCCTTCAGGTTACAGCGTTTTGGCCTTCTCCACCGCTTGCTCGATTGTACCTACGAACAGGAACGCGGCTTCCGGAAGATCGTCGTGCTTGCCTTCTAGAATTTCTTTGAAGCTGCGAACTGTTTCCTTGATCGGCACGTAAGCGCCCTTGAAGCCAGTAAACTGTTCGGCAACGTGGAAAGGCTGCGACAGGAAGCGTTCCACTTTGCGGGCACGGGCCACGATCAGCTTATCTTCCTCGCTCAGCTCATCCATACCGAGGATGGCGATAATATCCTGAAGCTCGGTGTAGCGCTGAAGCAGCTGCTTCACGCCCTGAGCTACATTGTAGTGCTCTTCTCCGACAATTTCCGGCGCCAGAATACGCGAGCTGGATGCCAGCGGGTCAACGGCCGGGAAAATGCCTTTTTCAGAGATTTTACGTTCCAGGTTGGTCGTCGCATCCAAGTGAGCGAACGCCGTCGCCGGAGCCGGGTCGGTATAGTCATCCGCCGGCACGTAAATCGCCTGGATCGAAGTTACCGAGCCTTTCTTGGTGGAAGTGATCCGTTCTTGCAGCTGACCCATTTCCGTTGCCAGCGTAGGCTGGTAACCTACCGCGGACGGCATGCGGCCGAGCAGAGCGGATACTTCGGAGCCCGCTTGCGTGAAGCGGAAGATGTTGTCGATGAAGAGCAGCGTATCGCGGCCTTCCACATCGCGGAAGTATTCCGCCATGGTCAGACCCGTCAGCGCTACGCGCAGACGCGCACCTGGCGGTTCGTTCATCTGTCCGAACACCATCGCCGTCTTCTTGATAACGCCGGATTCGGTCATTTCACCGTAAAGGTCATTCCCTTCACGGGTACGTTCGCCAACACCCGCGAATACGGAAATACCGCCATGTTCCTGGGCGATATTGTTGATCAATTCCTGGATCGTTACGGTCTTGCCTACGCCGGCACCGCCGAACAGGCCGATCTTACCGCCCTTGGCGTAAGGTGCGAGCAGGTCGATAACCTTGATGCCGGTCTCCAGGATTTCAGCTTGCGTCGACAGCTCGTCAAAGGTCGGAGCTGTGCGGTGGATTGGATTCTTCTGCGCTTCAACGATTGGTTCACCGTTATCAATCGCATCGCCCAGTACGTTAAATACCCGGCCGAGTGTAATATCGCCAACGGGAACGGAAATCGGAGCTCCTTGATCTATCGCATCCACACCGCGGACCAGTCCGTCCGTGGAGGACATGGCGATACAGCGAACCAGATTATCGCCCAGATGATTGGACACTTCCAGGGTCAGCTCTTTATCGCGTCCATGCTCTGCGCTGGCTCCGATTTTGACTGCATTGAAAATTTCAGGCAGCTGTCCGCGCTGAAACTCAATGTCGACAACCGGACCCATAATGCTTAC includes these proteins:
- a CDS encoding DUF1146 family protein: MDNLVNADLTGSIGISGLLSLAVSLICVAISWWALQNFKLELFIRYPKSPQGRLLHLLLAIVLGHFVAGFLLDYLGYSAQIRHMF
- the atpD gene encoding F0F1 ATP synthase subunit beta; protein product: MNVGRVVSIMGPVVDIEFQRGQLPEIFNAVKIGASAEHGRDKELTLEVSNHLGDNLVRCIAMSSTDGLVRGVDAIDQGAPISVPVGDITLGRVFNVLGDAIDNGEPIVEAQKNPIHRTAPTFDELSTQAEILETGIKVIDLLAPYAKGGKIGLFGGAGVGKTVTIQELINNIAQEHGGISVFAGVGERTREGNDLYGEMTESGVIKKTAMVFGQMNEPPGARLRVALTGLTMAEYFRDVEGRDTLLFIDNIFRFTQAGSEVSALLGRMPSAVGYQPTLATEMGQLQERITSTKKGSVTSIQAIYVPADDYTDPAPATAFAHLDATTNLERKISEKGIFPAVDPLASSSRILAPEIVGEEHYNVAQGVKQLLQRYTELQDIIAILGMDELSEEDKLIVARARKVERFLSQPFHVAEQFTGFKGAYVPIKETVRSFKEILEGKHDDLPEAAFLFVGTIEQAVEKAKTL
- the murA gene encoding UDP-N-acetylglucosamine 1-carboxyvinyltransferase, with protein sequence MSKFIVRGGNRLTGSVKVSGAKNSVLPIIAASLLAEEGESVIVDAPPLDDVMTISKVLESLGAGVTYHDDIIQVDARTISTCEAPYEWVRKMRASFLVMGPLLSRMGRTRISLPGGCAIGTRPIDQHLKGFEALGAEINLGQGYIEAKSNGRLRGAKIYLDVASVGATENIMMAASLAEGVTTIENAAKEPEIVDLANYLNSMGAVVRGAGTGVIRIEGVERLHGVKHHVIPDRIEAGTYMAAAAITGGDVFVEGAIADHLGPVIAKMEEMGVTIIPSDNGIRVISDKPLKAVDVKTLPYPGFPTDMQSQMMALLLRSEGTSVVTETVFENRFMHVEEFQHMNAEIKVEGRTAIVTGNARLVGAKVCATDLRAGAALILAGLVADGTTEVSGTHHIDRGYVHLAEKLSGLGADIWRVSLEDSLPEAAKEETAKAEPSRAASLKEEAPGRFQIQPSWV
- the spoIID gene encoding stage II sporulation protein D: MKDFRSWSLRAARKLRRRRLRLGRRRQGTRRRSRLAAAAWLAAPLLAGLLLPLAVVHLHHGTAPAGPGGPKPAASAAAGPSAALEAAQPMVSVYLSATGQIERLPLEDYVTGVVAAEMPSSFELEALKAQAVAARTFIVRRLLAGDHSGVPEGAADVMDTVAHQAYLSSAELERRFTKAGRPGDLAKLRRATVETRGVVMTYQGAPITASFFSSSGGYTENSEDYWKNAVPYLRSVASPWDREVNPQLAATATFSPAELREKLGVNGQLQGASEAAMVEQGAGLRPVPLAAGQGDSGMPVIMVLSVTAGHRVKEISIDGKIFTGREIREKLGLRSSQFTWTIKNGNIAITTYGSGHGVGMSQWGADGMAKEGATATRILKHYYSGISFAQVSTLLKK
- a CDS encoding F0F1 ATP synthase subunit epsilon, with the translated sequence MNTFMLEIVTPDHLVYAKQVYSLTVRGAEGDLGILPGHVPLVTPLQVAPMTIKSDAGVTTVAVHGGFIEVHKDKVTVLAESAELPSDIDLERAEAAKERAQRRLQVRGKQDEIDHRRAELALQRAVTRIKVSTSKGQQ